A single genomic interval of Streptomyces sp. 1222.5 harbors:
- the mycP gene encoding type VII secretion-associated serine protease mycosin encodes MAGAVVLTATTTVVALPAAPARADDGQCTFPSKPYAGRPWALQRVNLDELWAQSTGKNVQVAVIDTGVDIKNPQLTKAVDASKGKNLLPAKNSKGEKIERGNNSGTTDTVGHGTRVAGIIAARPAKGTGFVGLAPNATIIPIKQNDAEGDGTANTLATAIRDSVRAGADVINISQDTANALDPKDSVLKDAVDFAIGQKVVIVASAGNDGLGGNVKVTYPASYPGVLAVAASDRNNERAPFSQSGDFVGVAAPGVDMISTVPGNGHCSDNGTSFSAPYVAGVAALLKSKYPHWTARQVVAQIEQTAERSIPGKDMRVGWGVVDPVRALTAVDPAHPVESPAPEDGVARGEAPSVSPLRFGETAEERNTRLATYVVVGGLVLVAGLGGTAVAVRDARRRRGRVPEAGTWTR; translated from the coding sequence ATGGCCGGCGCCGTCGTCCTCACCGCGACGACCACGGTGGTCGCCCTCCCCGCGGCCCCGGCCAGGGCGGACGACGGCCAGTGCACGTTCCCGTCCAAGCCCTACGCGGGCCGCCCCTGGGCGCTCCAGCGCGTCAACCTGGACGAGCTGTGGGCGCAGTCCACCGGCAAGAACGTCCAGGTCGCCGTGATCGACACCGGCGTGGACATCAAGAACCCGCAGCTCACCAAGGCCGTGGACGCCTCCAAGGGCAAGAACCTGCTGCCCGCGAAGAACTCCAAGGGCGAGAAGATCGAACGCGGCAACAACTCGGGCACCACGGACACCGTCGGGCACGGCACCCGCGTGGCGGGCATCATCGCGGCCCGCCCGGCGAAGGGCACGGGCTTCGTCGGCCTCGCCCCGAACGCCACGATCATCCCGATCAAGCAGAACGACGCCGAGGGCGACGGCACGGCGAACACCCTGGCCACAGCGATCAGAGACTCGGTCCGGGCGGGCGCGGACGTCATCAACATCTCCCAGGACACCGCCAACGCGCTCGACCCCAAGGACTCGGTCCTCAAGGACGCGGTCGACTTCGCGATCGGCCAGAAGGTCGTGATCGTGGCCTCGGCCGGCAACGACGGTCTCGGCGGCAACGTCAAGGTCACGTACCCGGCGTCCTACCCGGGCGTCCTCGCGGTGGCGGCGTCCGACCGCAACAACGAGCGCGCGCCCTTCTCGCAGTCCGGTGACTTCGTGGGCGTCGCCGCCCCCGGCGTCGACATGATCTCCACGGTGCCCGGCAACGGCCACTGCTCGGACAACGGCACGAGCTTCTCCGCCCCGTACGTGGCGGGCGTGGCCGCCCTGTTGAAGTCCAAGTACCCCCACTGGACGGCCCGGCAGGTCGTCGCCCAGATCGAACAGACCGCGGAACGCTCCATCCCCGGCAAGGACATGCGGGTCGGATGGGGCGTCGTCGATCCGGTGCGGGCGCTGACGGCCGTGGATCCGGCGCACCCCGTCGAGTCCCCAGCACCCGAGGACGGTGTCGCCAGGGGCGAGGCCCCGTCGGTCTCTCCGCTGCGCTTCGGCGAGACCGCGGAGGAGCGGAACACCAGGCTCGCGACGTACGTCGTCGTGGGCGGCCTGGTCCTGGTGGCGGGACTGGGCGGCACGGCCGTGGCCGTCCGGGACGCGCGGCGCAGGCGCGGGCGGGTGCCGGAGGCCGGTACGTGGACGCGCTGA
- the eccB gene encoding type VII secretion protein EccB, whose amino-acid sequence MASRRDELNAYTFAKRRTLASFLQPSPSGTEEGAPKPLGALVPGLVVGAVVLAVFGAVGMFSPTAPKGWDTPEEHVIVASKSTTRYVVLKTGKQTQLHPVLNMASAKLLLDPDKADVITVDEKILDSGKPPHGATIGIPYAPDRLPSSDEAEAAKRWAVCERPGDGGRAIQKAAFVLAQKEWSRTEGRDRLTRGDLMYVVGPDGKSQYVVDARGTAYKIADPTDKELLKALDTQGRSPQRVSQDWLDTLHQGTPVSIPRIEGTPGAKAGSGSLLGEYDKVGEVVKAYDGQTLQYYVVLPGKVARISEFTATLLLGSGQLVGVGQAGEAQKVSPGAVGESTTFQADKNWPTYKPKTVNDGSSTTSGRNTVCNVLRSVGAKGVKTLSTWVGTDFPAQLPTGSSSAYVTPGSGQLYRQFQGTETGAGGVFLVTDTGLRYALQSNSDSAADDQGIGTSAKKRKEELSEARIAQTHLGYEKVKPTPVPLEWSRFLPTGPRLSESAARQPQGS is encoded by the coding sequence ATGGCATCACGGCGGGACGAACTCAACGCCTACACCTTCGCGAAGCGCCGCACGCTCGCGTCATTCCTCCAGCCCTCCCCGTCGGGCACCGAGGAGGGCGCCCCGAAACCGCTGGGTGCGCTCGTGCCCGGCCTCGTCGTCGGCGCCGTGGTCCTCGCGGTGTTCGGCGCCGTCGGCATGTTCAGCCCGACGGCGCCCAAGGGCTGGGACACACCCGAGGAACACGTCATCGTCGCCAGCAAGTCCACCACCCGGTACGTCGTGCTGAAGACCGGCAAGCAGACGCAGCTGCACCCCGTCCTCAACATGGCCTCGGCGAAACTCCTCCTGGATCCCGACAAGGCCGACGTCATCACCGTCGACGAGAAGATCCTCGACAGCGGCAAGCCCCCGCACGGCGCCACCATCGGCATCCCCTACGCCCCCGACCGCCTGCCCTCCTCCGACGAGGCGGAGGCCGCCAAGCGGTGGGCGGTCTGCGAACGCCCCGGCGACGGCGGACGGGCCATCCAGAAGGCGGCGTTCGTCCTCGCGCAGAAGGAGTGGTCCAGGACCGAGGGCCGCGACAGACTCACCCGCGGCGACCTGATGTACGTCGTCGGCCCGGACGGGAAGAGCCAGTACGTCGTCGACGCGCGCGGCACGGCGTACAAGATCGCCGACCCCACCGACAAGGAACTGCTCAAGGCTCTCGACACTCAGGGCCGTTCCCCGCAGCGCGTCTCCCAGGACTGGCTCGACACCCTGCACCAGGGGACCCCCGTCTCGATCCCCAGGATCGAGGGCACGCCCGGCGCGAAGGCCGGCAGCGGCAGCCTGCTGGGCGAGTACGACAAGGTCGGCGAGGTCGTGAAGGCGTACGACGGGCAGACCCTCCAGTACTACGTCGTGCTGCCGGGCAAGGTGGCCCGCATCTCCGAGTTCACGGCCACCCTCCTGCTGGGCAGCGGCCAGCTGGTCGGCGTCGGCCAGGCCGGTGAGGCGCAGAAGGTCAGCCCCGGCGCCGTCGGCGAGAGCACCACGTTCCAGGCGGACAAGAACTGGCCGACGTACAAGCCGAAGACGGTGAACGACGGCTCCAGCACCACCAGCGGCCGCAACACCGTCTGCAACGTGCTGCGTTCGGTCGGCGCCAAGGGCGTCAAGACGCTGTCCACCTGGGTGGGCACGGACTTCCCCGCCCAGCTGCCCACCGGCTCCTCCAGCGCGTACGTCACCCCCGGCTCCGGCCAGCTCTACCGGCAGTTCCAGGGCACCGAGACCGGCGCCGGCGGTGTCTTCCTGGTCACCGACACGGGCCTGCGCTACGCCCTGCAGTCCAACAGCGACAGCGCCGCCGACGACCAGGGCATCGGCACCTCCGCCAAGAAGCGCAAGGAGGAGCTGAGCGAGGCGCGGATCGCGCAGACCCACCTCGGCTACGAGAAGGTGAAGCCCACGCCCGTGCCCCTGGAGTGGTCCAGGTTCCTGCCGACGGGCCCGCGCCTGTCGGAGTCGGCGGCACGCCAGCCGCAGGGCTCCTAG
- a CDS encoding bifunctional riboflavin kinase/FAD synthetase → MQRWRGLEDIPQDWGRSVVTIGSYDGVHRGHQLIIKHAVDRARELGVPAVVVTFDPHPSEVVRPGSHPPLLAAHHRRAELMADLGVDAVLILPFTTEFSKLSPAEFVVKVLVDKLHAKAVVEGPNFRFGHKAAGNVDFLVEQGKIYDFEVEVVDLYVSGEAGGGQPFSSTLTRRLVAEGDVEGAREILGRPHRVEGVVVRGAQRGRELGFPTANVETLPHTAIPADGVYAGYLHVEGEAMPAAISVGTNPQFDGTERTVEAYAIDRVGLDLYGLHVGVDFLAYVRGQAKFASLEALLEQMAADVKRCREIVAAEE, encoded by the coding sequence GTGCAGCGCTGGCGTGGCTTGGAGGACATCCCCCAGGACTGGGGGCGCAGCGTCGTCACCATCGGTTCCTACGACGGCGTCCACCGCGGCCACCAGCTGATCATCAAGCACGCCGTCGACCGGGCCCGCGAGCTGGGCGTCCCGGCCGTCGTGGTCACCTTCGACCCGCACCCCAGCGAGGTCGTCCGGCCCGGCAGCCACCCGCCGCTGCTCGCCGCGCACCACCGCCGCGCCGAACTGATGGCGGACCTGGGTGTGGACGCGGTGCTGATCCTGCCCTTCACCACCGAGTTCTCGAAGCTGTCGCCGGCCGAGTTCGTCGTGAAGGTCCTGGTGGACAAGCTGCACGCGAAGGCGGTCGTGGAGGGCCCGAACTTCCGCTTCGGCCACAAGGCGGCCGGCAACGTCGACTTCCTCGTCGAGCAGGGCAAGATCTACGACTTCGAGGTCGAGGTCGTCGACCTGTACGTCAGCGGCGAGGCCGGCGGCGGCCAGCCGTTCTCCTCCACCCTGACCCGCCGCCTGGTCGCCGAGGGCGACGTCGAGGGCGCCCGCGAGATCCTGGGCCGCCCGCACCGCGTGGAGGGCGTGGTCGTACGCGGCGCCCAGCGCGGCCGTGAGCTGGGCTTCCCGACCGCCAACGTCGAGACCCTGCCGCACACCGCGATCCCCGCCGACGGCGTCTACGCCGGCTATCTGCACGTCGAGGGCGAGGCCATGCCGGCCGCGATCTCCGTGGGCACGAACCCGCAGTTCGACGGCACCGAGCGCACGGTGGAGGCGTACGCGATCGACCGCGTCGGCCTCGACCTGTACGGCCTGCACGTCGGCGTGGACTTCCTCGCCTACGTGCGCGGCCAGGCGAAGTTCGCGTCCCTGGAGGCCCTGCTCGAGCAGATGGCCGCGGACGTGAAGCGGTGCCGGGAGATCGTGGCGGCGGAGGAGTAG
- a CDS encoding SCO5717 family growth-regulating ATPase: MNSDRDGIRGGWATPDDDQTDAESGIEMTGEFTIDYAPPAWYTQNASGASGTSPSAPVPPPAGAPTPPAAAATPAVPPPPVGPPVEIPDLPPGSGFQPAWGSEPAPAAPQGPATPPPGPTPAAPQPPAVPSEAPAAPAVSSFTSGGEDGDNGDLVSGATMRISASALKREIAERAAAEETSTARPAEPTPEQPPGDTASAVSAAGADGPETDATADATDEPSAAVTAHEGAQDDADGEARGGADATAEDAQADSGKDDEEFGLAPAHVVTAPGSASGADDTAGSPAAAADADGVRTDGVSPDAPAPSAQAQPPAPESAGTPTAEAPDANTAPAPAGPAPVTGADAAQAAPSAAEDAAAAPHTPAATSPAAAAPSPAAPEPRAAWTPPPAPQDGMPPLPPSYQPAAPAPAAQWPAQPAPQQPGPVPGQPHPAAAQGPVGVPGQQPPFQPQPPQPAPAAWNQQNQPAPAHQPGAPVPPTAAQAGPQPAPTGPTPPGGYGFPQPDAQPAPGGYGFPQPPAPQPAATAQPGTPEPQPAPGGYGFPQAQPPQVAPNGPAPAAGYGFPQPGVTDPHAQPGGYGFPQPPAPQQPAHQQSAPQPPAPQPAAAPQAQPGGYGFPQHPGHPQNPEPAQAQPQPPHAPVDPRTGAAWPQPVQHDQRQPTNPGAAPLGYNAAVELSADRLLNNKRQKARSGRPAAASSRFKLGGKKEEAERQRKLELIRTPVLSCYRIAVISLKGGVGKTTTTTALGATLATERQDKILAIDANPDAGTLGRRVRRETGATIRDLVQAIPYLNSYMDIRRFTSQAPSGLEIIANDVDPAVSTTFNDEDYRRAIDVLGRQYPVILTDSGTGLLYSAMRGVLDLADQLIIISTPSVDGASSASTTLDWLSAHGYADLVSRSLTVISGVRETGKMIKVEDIVSHFETRTRAVVVVPFDEHLSAGAEVDLDMMRPRTREAYFNLAALVAEDFVRHQQAHGLWTSDGNPPPVAAPPMPGQPLPGQPYAQGQQPYPPQQGQQPYPQQPGQPQPYPPQQGQPYPQPYPQAGPGQPYPQAAPGQPYPQAPQGPYPPVQGEQPQGQPYPPQPGHPQQAAQPGAQPPQAQPPQQ, from the coding sequence GTGAACAGCGATCGGGACGGGATCCGCGGGGGCTGGGCGACACCCGACGACGACCAGACCGACGCGGAGTCCGGCATCGAGATGACGGGCGAGTTCACGATCGACTACGCGCCGCCCGCCTGGTACACGCAGAACGCGTCGGGTGCGTCCGGCACGTCGCCGTCGGCGCCGGTGCCGCCTCCCGCGGGCGCTCCCACCCCGCCTGCCGCGGCCGCCACCCCGGCCGTGCCTCCGCCGCCGGTCGGTCCGCCGGTGGAGATTCCGGACCTGCCGCCCGGCAGCGGCTTCCAGCCGGCCTGGGGGTCCGAGCCGGCCCCCGCCGCACCGCAGGGCCCCGCCACACCGCCGCCCGGGCCCACCCCTGCCGCTCCGCAGCCGCCGGCCGTTCCGTCCGAGGCCCCGGCCGCTCCGGCCGTCTCGTCCTTCACCTCGGGCGGAGAGGACGGCGACAACGGCGACCTCGTCAGCGGCGCGACCATGCGGATCTCCGCCTCCGCCCTGAAGCGGGAGATCGCGGAGCGGGCCGCGGCGGAGGAGACCTCCACCGCGCGGCCCGCCGAGCCCACCCCGGAGCAGCCCCCGGGTGACACCGCGTCGGCGGTGAGCGCGGCCGGTGCCGACGGTCCGGAGACGGACGCCACGGCCGACGCCACGGACGAGCCTTCCGCCGCGGTCACGGCCCACGAAGGCGCGCAGGACGACGCGGACGGTGAGGCGCGAGGCGGCGCGGACGCGACGGCCGAGGACGCGCAGGCCGATTCCGGCAAGGACGACGAGGAGTTCGGGCTCGCCCCGGCCCACGTCGTGACCGCCCCCGGATCCGCCTCCGGAGCCGACGACACGGCCGGTTCTCCGGCGGCAGCGGCGGACGCGGACGGCGTGCGGACCGACGGTGTGTCACCGGACGCCCCGGCGCCGAGCGCCCAGGCCCAGCCGCCGGCCCCGGAGAGCGCCGGCACCCCGACGGCCGAGGCGCCCGACGCGAACACCGCCCCGGCCCCGGCCGGCCCCGCACCGGTGACGGGCGCCGACGCGGCCCAGGCCGCCCCCTCCGCCGCCGAGGACGCCGCCGCGGCTCCGCACACCCCCGCGGCCACGAGCCCCGCGGCAGCCGCCCCGAGCCCCGCCGCACCGGAGCCCCGGGCCGCCTGGACTCCCCCGCCCGCGCCGCAGGACGGCATGCCTCCGCTGCCGCCCTCGTACCAGCCCGCCGCCCCGGCCCCGGCGGCTCAGTGGCCCGCACAGCCCGCGCCGCAGCAGCCCGGCCCGGTTCCCGGGCAGCCGCACCCCGCGGCCGCGCAGGGGCCCGTCGGCGTGCCCGGCCAGCAGCCGCCGTTCCAGCCGCAGCCCCCGCAGCCCGCGCCCGCCGCCTGGAACCAGCAGAACCAGCCCGCCCCGGCCCACCAGCCCGGCGCGCCCGTCCCGCCGACCGCCGCGCAGGCCGGACCCCAGCCGGCCCCGACGGGCCCCACCCCGCCCGGCGGCTACGGCTTCCCGCAGCCCGACGCCCAGCCCGCACCGGGTGGTTACGGTTTCCCGCAGCCCCCTGCACCGCAGCCGGCGGCCACCGCGCAGCCCGGTACCCCCGAGCCGCAGCCCGCGCCGGGTGGGTACGGCTTCCCGCAGGCCCAGCCGCCGCAGGTCGCCCCCAACGGACCCGCCCCGGCGGCCGGTTACGGCTTCCCGCAGCCCGGCGTCACCGACCCGCACGCGCAGCCCGGCGGTTACGGCTTCCCGCAACCCCCGGCGCCGCAGCAGCCCGCTCACCAGCAGTCCGCTCCCCAGCCGCCGGCACCGCAGCCGGCCGCCGCCCCACAGGCGCAGCCCGGCGGTTACGGCTTCCCGCAGCACCCCGGGCACCCCCAGAACCCGGAGCCCGCCCAGGCGCAGCCGCAGCCCCCGCACGCCCCGGTCGACCCGCGTACCGGGGCCGCGTGGCCGCAGCCCGTGCAGCACGACCAGCGGCAGCCCACCAACCCCGGTGCCGCCCCGCTGGGGTACAACGCCGCCGTGGAACTGTCCGCGGACCGGCTGCTCAACAACAAGCGGCAGAAGGCGCGGAGCGGCCGGCCCGCGGCGGCTTCCTCCCGGTTCAAGCTGGGCGGCAAGAAGGAGGAGGCCGAGCGGCAGCGCAAACTGGAGCTGATCCGCACGCCGGTGCTCTCCTGCTACCGGATAGCGGTCATCAGCCTCAAGGGCGGCGTCGGCAAGACGACGACCACCACCGCGCTGGGCGCGACCCTCGCCACCGAGCGGCAGGACAAGATCCTCGCCATCGACGCGAACCCGGACGCCGGCACGCTCGGGCGGCGGGTGCGCCGGGAGACCGGGGCCACCATCCGTGACCTCGTCCAGGCGATCCCCTACCTGAACTCGTACATGGACATCCGCCGGTTCACCTCGCAGGCGCCCTCCGGTCTGGAGATCATCGCCAACGACGTGGACCCGGCCGTCTCGACCACGTTCAACGACGAGGACTACCGGCGCGCGATCGACGTGCTGGGCCGGCAGTACCCGGTGATCCTCACCGACTCGGGCACGGGCCTGCTGTACAGCGCCATGCGCGGGGTGCTCGACCTCGCCGACCAGCTGATCATCATCTCCACCCCGTCCGTCGACGGGGCGAGCAGCGCCAGTACGACGCTGGACTGGCTGTCCGCGCACGGGTACGCGGACCTGGTGTCCCGGTCCCTCACCGTGATCTCCGGGGTCCGCGAGACCGGCAAGATGATCAAGGTCGAGGACATCGTGTCGCACTTCGAGACGCGGACCCGCGCTGTCGTGGTGGTGCCGTTCGACGAGCACCTGTCCGCCGGTGCCGAGGTCGACCTCGACATGATGCGGCCGCGGACGCGGGAGGCGTACTTCAACCTCGCGGCCCTGGTCGCCGAGGACTTCGTACGGCACCAGCAGGCGCACGGGCTGTGGACCAGCGACGGCAACCCGCCGCCGGTGGCCGCGCCGCCCATGCCGGGCCAGCCGCTGCCGGGCCAGCCGTACGCGCAGGGCCAGCAGCCGTATCCCCCGCAGCAGGGCCAGCAGCCGTACCCGCAACAGCCCGGTCAGCCGCAGCCGTACCCGCCGCAGCAGGGCCAGCCCTACCCCCAGCCGTACCCGCAGGCCGGGCCCGGACAGCCGTACCCGCAGGCCGCCCCGGGTCAGCCGTACCCGCAGGCACCGCAGGGTCCGTACCCGCCGGTGCAGGGCGAGCAGCCGCAGGGGCAGCCGTACCCGCCGCAGCCCGGCCACCCGCAGCAGGCGGCGCAGCCCGGGGCACAGCCTCCGCAGGCCCAGCCGCCGCAGCAGTAG
- the eccE gene encoding type VII secretion protein EccE produces the protein MASATRTRSRSQSGSRSGGTRRQGGRRSSSAQPDTRPASASYQGTFTPHPESRSGRGGSFALQRLVLLEIAAALVVCGWLVNMVAMVAAAVVAALLVVLAVVRRRGRSLPEWLGTLLALRARRRRAASTPLPPGTDSGLAPAVECDPTLRTYSYSRGEDRDQRPVGMVGDGGFLTAVLQVESDADALRAERSRRPLPLALVRDVLEVDGIRLESAQIVVHTQPAPALHLPQQSVVVSNYAPLQAQTGSPAVRITWIALKLDPELCPEAVAARGGGLTGAQKCLARSAEHLSSRLTGAGFRANVLTEEELTAAIATSACANPMVTAQAAQVGRGEAAQRRTEESSRSWRCDNRRHTTYWVRRWPQLGGSGGSLAQLVAQLTAVPALATTFSMTLAKGAQQDVTVTGHLRITGRSNQELTDARRELERTARQARTGLARLDREQLPGVLATLPLGGAR, from the coding sequence ATGGCTTCCGCAACGCGGACCCGGTCGCGATCGCAATCGGGGTCACGCTCGGGTGGCACGCGCCGGCAGGGTGGCCGCCGCTCTTCCTCCGCCCAGCCGGACACGCGGCCCGCATCCGCGTCCTACCAGGGCACTTTCACCCCGCATCCGGAGTCCCGTTCGGGGCGCGGCGGTTCGTTCGCGCTGCAGCGGCTGGTGCTGCTGGAGATCGCGGCCGCGCTCGTGGTGTGCGGATGGCTCGTGAACATGGTCGCGATGGTCGCCGCCGCCGTGGTCGCCGCGCTGCTCGTGGTGCTCGCGGTCGTACGGCGCCGGGGGCGTTCCCTGCCGGAATGGCTCGGCACCCTGCTGGCGCTGCGGGCCCGCAGGCGGCGGGCCGCGAGCACACCGCTGCCGCCCGGCACCGACTCCGGGCTCGCGCCCGCCGTGGAGTGCGACCCGACCCTGCGCACCTACAGCTACAGCCGCGGCGAGGACCGCGACCAGCGGCCGGTGGGCATGGTGGGCGACGGCGGCTTCCTGACGGCGGTGCTCCAGGTGGAGTCGGACGCCGACGCGCTGCGGGCGGAGCGCAGCCGCAGACCGCTGCCGCTGGCCCTCGTCCGGGACGTCCTCGAAGTCGACGGGATCCGGCTGGAGTCGGCGCAGATCGTCGTGCACACGCAGCCCGCGCCCGCGCTGCACCTCCCCCAGCAGTCGGTGGTGGTCAGCAACTACGCGCCGCTGCAGGCCCAGACCGGTTCCCCCGCGGTCCGCATCACGTGGATAGCGCTGAAGCTCGACCCCGAGCTGTGCCCGGAGGCGGTGGCCGCGCGCGGCGGCGGTCTGACGGGCGCGCAGAAGTGCCTGGCGCGTTCGGCCGAGCACCTGTCGAGCCGGCTGACCGGCGCCGGGTTCCGGGCGAACGTGCTCACCGAGGAGGAGCTGACGGCGGCCATCGCCACCTCCGCCTGCGCCAACCCGATGGTGACCGCCCAGGCGGCCCAGGTCGGCCGGGGCGAGGCGGCGCAGCGGCGCACCGAGGAGTCCAGCCGCAGCTGGCGCTGCGACAACCGCAGGCACACCACCTACTGGGTGCGCCGCTGGCCCCAACTGGGCGGCTCCGGTGGCTCGCTGGCGCAGTTGGTGGCCCAGCTGACCGCGGTGCCCGCGCTGGCCACGACGTTCAGCATGACGCTGGCCAAGGGCGCGCAGCAGGACGTGACCGTCACCGGTCATCTGCGGATCACCGGCCGCAGCAACCAGGAGCTGACCGACGCGCGGCGCGAGCTGGAGCGTACGGCGCGGCAGGCCAGGACCGGGCTCGCCCGGCTGGACCGTGAACAACTCCCCGGCGTACTGGCGACCCTGCCGCTCGGAGGTGCCCGCTGA